Genomic segment of Streptomyces sp. NBC_01210:
AGCTGGGCATCTCGCTCGTCTTCTGCGGCACCGGAGCCAGCCACCTCCTGCACCAGGCCCGCATCCTGGCCGGAGACCTGACCCGGGTCAGCGAGGAGAACCGGGTACGGCTTGAGCGGGCGGACCGCCCGGCGACGCCCGCCTCGCCCTCCCCCACCGCGCTGCTGCCGGTGACCTGGCTGCACCCCCTGCCCCTGAACACCGAGGACGACACGACCTTCCGGGAAGTGCTGATGGGCTTCGAGGACGACCTGAGCCTGTACCGACTCGAGGAACACGCCCTGAGCCAGCACGCCGTCGAACTGCACCGGCGCACCGGCGGCTACTTCAAAGCCCTCGCCTACGCCGTCTCCACCGCAGCCGTCATCGCGATCCGCAGCGGCAGCGAGAACATCACCATGAAAGAAATCGACGCCGCAACAGCCCAGCTCGGCTGAACCGCCCCGTGCCGCTCCCGTAGATGCCAGCAGGCCGGGCCAGTACGTCTTCTGAGCCTCTGCACCACCCGCCGCCGACGGCGTCGAATTATCTGCGGCAGGCAAGCGCCGCGCGAGGTGAGCGCGGTGAGGCCACCGGCTCACGACGCAACGCCATTGTCAGTGGTGGGCTTTACGGTGCATTCGTGGATATCGAAGCCTTTGCGTAGACCGGCCGTGTACGACGGACCGACTGTCACTTCGGCTAGGGGCCCAGCAGGTCCCAGGGCGACGGTGATCCTGGGTGCTGGGGCGGGCGCTTGCCCCCGGGGTTGCCGTCGGGGTGCTGATTGATCCAGGACAGGCCGCCGAGGTCGAGTTGGTGGCGGGCACGGGTGACGGCGACGTAAGCGAGGCGGGCCTCTGCGTCGTCGATGTCGCCGGGCAGCGGGTCGCCGTTCTCATCGGTCTCTTCGGAGGGTTCGGTGAAGTCCTCGCCGATGCGGACGGAGGCCCATTCGCGGCCCTTGGCCTTGTGAGCGGTGGAGACGACGATCTCGGCGCCCTGCTCGACGGCGAGTCTGTCCACCGCATTGAGGATGACGTCGACACCGTGTTCGTCAACGAGGTCGACCAGCGGCAGGAGATCCCGTCCGGAGGGGTCGTACTCGGCGTACTCCTGGAGTTCGCCCCAGGAGTCGAACAGGATCAGTTCGGGATGGGTGCTGCGTTTGCCGGCTTTCAGGTCGCGGGCCGCCCTCGCCAGCGCCCGCAGGGACTCTCCGCCACCGACCAGGGCGACGCGGCGGCCCTCGTCGAGCAGACGCATGACTTCGAGCATCGCGCCGACATTGGAGCGGCACAGGATCGCGTCCGGCTGCTCGACACGCTCCAGCCGGGTGTTGATCGCAGCCGTGCCGGCCAGGCGGATCGGGGCGTCCACGATGCCCAGCCACCGGTTGGCCTCCGCGGCGAGCGCGGGCCCGAAGCGGAACGACTGGGACAGTGCGCGCTCGGTGCCCTCGAAGCCGCTCATCACGTCCCGCGCGCCGCGCCAGCCGTAGATCGCCTGGGCGGAGTCCCCGACCATCACCAACTGGGTATGGTCACGCTGGTCGTTGAAGACCTTCTCGACCACGGGATTGGTGTCCTGGGCCTCGTCCAAGAGCAGGAAGTCCGCGGTAATACGCGGCTGGGTGAGGGCCCAGTGCTTGAGGTAGTGGTCGTGGTCGAAGCGGACCACGCCTTCCTCGGGGTTCTGCAGATCCGTCCATGCCCGGTTCGCGTATGGCAGGACGAGGTCGACGAGCTGGGCGTGGAGGTGTTCGGCCTCGATGCCGCGCAGACGCGGGACGTGGTAGCGCTGGATGGTGGAGTCCGCGGACTGGCAGAAGCGGGTGACGGTCCGTAGCACGGTGTAGGACAGGGCCTTGTTGGTGACGTTGCGCTCGCCGATACGGACGCGCATGTTGATGTTGATGCCCAGGGCCGTGCCGGTCTTCCACCCCGGGACGCGGGGCGCGTCCATCCGGTTCTTGAAGCGGTGACCGACTGCGGCGTATGCGAGCGCGTGCATCGTCTTGCACAGCACGTTGCCCGGGAACTTGCTGGAGGCCTCGGTGGCGATGGCCTTGTTGAAGGCGATGTACCGGCCCCGCTTGCCGGTGCTGGCGGCGATCATCGACAGGGTCGTCGTCTTGCCCGTTCCGGCGCCGGCCTGCAGGACCAGGTGGTCCCCGCGCCGGAAGGCGTCGATGGCGCCGCTCTGCTCGGCAGTGGGTAGGGGCACGGTGCTCCTCAAAGGGTGAGTGCGGCTTCACAGCGCAATCGCAAGGTGACACACCGAGACATCCGCTGTCCGGCGATCACCGGATCCGCACCCGCAGTTCGGGGAACAGCCAGACGGCGGACCGGTTCGCGGTGGCGGCGGTTACCAGCGCCAGCGCAGGCCGTGCTGGAAGGAAGCGGCCCGGGCGGCTGCTTACGCAGCCGTCAGCCGATTCGTCTGAGAGGCGGTCGGGGGTCGTCAGGGCGCTGTGGGCGGGGGCGGCGCGGTCTCGGTCTGGTACTCGATGTTGTGCGCGTCCAGCAGGGCGGTGATGTCGCCGTGCTTGGAGTAGGGGTAGGTCAGCGCCAGCAGGCGTCGGGCGCGGGTAATGGCGACGTAGTAGACGCGCAGCAGTTCACTGGATGCGGTGTCGGTCGACGGACTGGTCCAGGCGTCGATCAGTTCGGTGATGTCCTGCGGTTTGGGGAGATGGACGAGGACGGCCTCGGCTTCGCTGCCCTTGGCCTGATGGATGCTGGAACTGCGCATCGGCCGGGCGGCGGATGCGGCCTCGTCCGTCTGCTCCGGGAGTCCGATCAGTGAGCGGATGGGCTTGTCGAGGTCGGCCGTGGCCAGGGACAGGAGTTTGGGCGGGGTGGGCGCGACGGCCGGAGCGGGAGGCGTCTGGTCTTGCAGGACGAGGCGGGCCTGTTTGCGCCACTGACGTGCCGGCGCTTCATCCACGGCCGGCAGTGCGTGCAGGAAGGCTGCCGCGCGCCGGCGCAGGAGCGCAGGGGTGAGGCCGTACTGGGTGAGAAGTTCCGTGAGGGTGCCGAGTTCGTCGGGATACCAGTACTCACGCAGGAAGGTGGTGGCCATTGCCAGAGCGTGAGCGCGTGAAGTGGGCGGGATGTCGGTGGCGGAGATGACGACGGCCGCCCAGGCCAGCGCGATGGTGTTCTGGTCCTTGGGCAGTTGCGGAGCGGGCCGGGTGCGGGCCTTGGGGACCGCGGCGTTGCGGTAGGCCAGGGCCAGGCAGTCGGCGGCCCCGATGCCCTCCTGGGCGGCCCACGCGGTGAACGCTTCGCCGGCGTCGGTGCTGTTGGTGAGCGCGGAGATCTGCTTGCGGTGTTTGCCGTACGGCAGCAGGAGCAGCGGCCGGGCGGCGTCGTGGTGGTCGCCGACGGCGATGTCCGGGGTGCGGCGCGCGGCGGGGCGCAGGGTGGCGGCCAACTGGCAGATGGCAGGGCTGCTGCGCCAGTTGCCGGTGAGTTCGAGGTGGTCGCCAATGGCTTGGGTGAACTGGTGGAGGTCTTCGGGGCGGGCGTCGTTCCACTCGTAGATGCCCTGGTCGGTGTCGGCGACGATCACCAGCGGGATGCCGGCTCGGTACAGGCGGGTCAGGATGGCCAGGTCGAGTGCGGAGCAGTCCTGTGCCTCATCGACGATGATCTCGAAGAAGCGGTGTGCAAGCAGGGCGGTACAGGCGGTGTAGTCGGCGTGCTGCAGTGCTGCGATGCGTACCTCGAGCCCGGTCATGTAGCCGTTCGTCTGCCACAGCCGCTCGCGGGCCGTCCTGGCCCGGGCCAGGTAGTCGTCCTCGGTCAGCTGGGAGTTGTGCAGGTACTGGCCGGAGGTGGGCCAGGCGACGCTGGTGTGCTGGGTTGCGGGGTCGTAGCGGAAGTCGAAGGCGGGCATGGGGACTTTGCGCGGGCCGACGATGGCGCCGGGAACGTGGTCCCAGGACAGGACGTGCTGCCAGGGCGCGTCGGCGGGCAGGAAGGGCCGGACCAGGTAGCGCCACAGGAAGCTGTCGAAGGTGCCGATGTAGTGCGGGAAGACCGTCAGGTCGGTGCGGCCGCCCTGGCCCGTGCAGCGTTCGCGCAGTTCGTCGGCGGCGACGTTGGTGAAGGACAGCAGAGCGCGCCCGGTGCGCCGCCGCCCGGGCGGGGTGTTGCAGTGGCGGTCGACCAGGACCCGGGTCTTGCCGGCGCCGGGGCAGGCGCGGACGAAGAGGGGGGCTGGGGCATGGACCGCCTGCTGTTGCTGGTCGCGGGCCTGGTCACGCCGTTCCTCGAGGTCGCTCATGCGGTCGCCTCGTCCACTCCCGCGATCCAGCGGATGGCACCGGCCAGATGCTCGGGCACCGTGAACCCGCCCGGCTTCCGGGTGAGACGGTCTGCCAGGCGGTAGGCGAAATCCCCCTTGGGCAGGCCGATTTCGGACGTGAAAAGGGCGCCGAACGCGGCCGCCCGTTCGCCGGACGTGGTGGCCTCCTCGATCGGTTTCCAGCGGTGCTGGGAACGCGGGCGCAGGTCGAAGAACGTCTCGGCGAGGACCGTCTGGTTGGTCTCCGGGCGCATCAGCTCGGGTTCCAGGGTGGGTTTGCTCTCGGCGATGTGGAACGCCGCGTCGGGCACGTCCCACGCGCGAAGGCTGTCGTGGAGATACAAGGCGCGGTTGAAGCCGACTTCCGGCTCCTCGTCGCTTCCGGTGCTGTCGGCGGCCGGCTCGGAGACAGTGCCGGTCGTTCCTGCTGCGTGCGTCGAGGCGGTCTCGGCGTCCGGCTGGTCCCGGTCGTCCTGTTCCGGCGGGGTCTTCTTCTTGCGAGGGTCCTGGTCGGTGATCAGCACGACCCGGTCTGCGATCCGTATGCCGCCTACCCCTGAGAGCAGGGCTCGCATGTATGGCTTGAAGTCCACCCCGTCGACCGCAACGATGCAGGTGCCACGAAAGACGGCCTTGGCCCTGGGCTGCTCCTCCGGCGGCAGCGCGGACAGGACGAGCTCGGCGAAGGCGGGCATCAGCAGTGCCTCGGCCAGACCCTCGACAAGGATCACCCGGGTACCGAAGAGCATGGCGCTCTTGGTGATGTCGAGGTAGCG
This window contains:
- a CDS encoding UvrD-helicase domain-containing protein, with protein sequence MPLPTAEQSGAIDAFRRGDHLVLQAGAGTGKTTTLSMIAASTGKRGRYIAFNKAIATEASSKFPGNVLCKTMHALAYAAVGHRFKNRMDAPRVPGWKTGTALGININMRVRIGERNVTNKALSYTVLRTVTRFCQSADSTIQRYHVPRLRGIEAEHLHAQLVDLVLPYANRAWTDLQNPEEGVVRFDHDHYLKHWALTQPRITADFLLLDEAQDTNPVVEKVFNDQRDHTQLVMVGDSAQAIYGWRGARDVMSGFEGTERALSQSFRFGPALAAEANRWLGIVDAPIRLAGTAAINTRLERVEQPDAILCRSNVGAMLEVMRLLDEGRRVALVGGGESLRALARAARDLKAGKRSTHPELILFDSWGELQEYAEYDPSGRDLLPLVDLVDEHGVDVILNAVDRLAVEQGAEIVVSTAHKAKGREWASVRIGEDFTEPSEETDENGDPLPGDIDDAEARLAYVAVTRARHQLDLGGLSWINQHPDGNPGGKRPPQHPGSPSPWDLLGP
- a CDS encoding ATP-dependent helicase: MSDLEERRDQARDQQQQAVHAPAPLFVRACPGAGKTRVLVDRHCNTPPGRRRTGRALLSFTNVAADELRERCTGQGGRTDLTVFPHYIGTFDSFLWRYLVRPFLPADAPWQHVLSWDHVPGAIVGPRKVPMPAFDFRYDPATQHTSVAWPTSGQYLHNSQLTEDDYLARARTARERLWQTNGYMTGLEVRIAALQHADYTACTALLAHRFFEIIVDEAQDCSALDLAILTRLYRAGIPLVIVADTDQGIYEWNDARPEDLHQFTQAIGDHLELTGNWRSSPAICQLAATLRPAARRTPDIAVGDHHDAARPLLLLPYGKHRKQISALTNSTDAGEAFTAWAAQEGIGAADCLALAYRNAAVPKARTRPAPQLPKDQNTIALAWAAVVISATDIPPTSRAHALAMATTFLREYWYPDELGTLTELLTQYGLTPALLRRRAAAFLHALPAVDEAPARQWRKQARLVLQDQTPPAPAVAPTPPKLLSLATADLDKPIRSLIGLPEQTDEAASAARPMRSSSIHQAKGSEAEAVLVHLPKPQDITELIDAWTSPSTDTASSELLRVYYVAITRARRLLALTYPYSKHGDITALLDAHNIEYQTETAPPPPTAP